The following proteins are encoded in a genomic region of Streptococcus constellatus subsp. constellatus:
- a CDS encoding LPXTG-anchored zinc carboxypeptidase produces MKNSYKKRLYTNVLSLSAAVLVTVLTQGNAAADTQDSTEKPITNKTETVVPAEKASTETNATRANVTPDSSSTGVQLPTTTHQEEAQKSENTPSIDSPTSTTNESGTETPATPAKTETRAAGTEEKKVQLTDSTVHMSEKATITDTVQEQGAQAGKITWKLDNKPISEWKTWKMADGTFSGDPFVTVEEKADGNDLKVSFKFNELFGQDLSLRTPNNIRRTYRQFIGNHELVGTNEKSGLTIRKTLVFRPYENFHTHEEMLAAIEKSRQEAKNDRLVKIENIGTSAQGRPVKLGIISSDQKSIDDYLNTTNRLALTKPAEMLAALKNGTLDYKLPVLINNTHADEQPAIDIITGLFNTFATKDQISFQTTDANGNAKTITLSVKELLKKFIFLFDFTENPDGDVANTRALANGIDPNRDTSYQANPETRTVAGLINKWNPIALYDIHGFVKDFLIEPATPPHDPNFEYDLLSKNMLENAHHMGRAGVANSKYDHYIIPKLDWGDGWDDSFSGYTGVYAMYHGILGHTVEIPEGNQESYKAGYHAVLGGISYLSQAPNKLMEMRLNFYLRGINKVEDPKAENELVGPDGKVVGRIKHGQKKFFPDYYVIPMELDKSNDSQQAFNMIEYFKRNGVVIQELKEDTGGYKKGDLVVDMAQAKRGYANHILYKGSNESAWAAMYAELLVNFPDMRGFKAVAVFKDKLFDGKLGEVTALRATRTSEIDHKAPYYVIANTSESAVRAVNRAIRDGKKVYLTDDGYIVDTPTFANLLNNFAIYGDALYKVPQGQALKALKVYAPPHQYYWAGVDTPAHTALALKNLGFDIVNTPEEADVIVLESDNFDKSLLGLKPTIIVGGTAMQRLEKLGVLSGFDAEHFKGGSDYEGLMKAIIDDADPLTSGYNKNDLFYSNSGNWIAKVPANFKTLATIAGSDYYIAGWWPGNENLANKIVAISGSYKDQPMFIYAGNPTNRLHTIHFYRWVSNAIFGSQLAQLKDLEKEQKPSTEVVEIINQKPQAAQATTLRYTPQPQMMNTAKKTQLPQTGNKESQSNLIIASMFILVSGYLLHLKKKEE; encoded by the coding sequence ATGAAAAATTCATATAAGAAACGGTTGTACACAAATGTTCTCAGCTTATCAGCTGCCGTTCTTGTTACAGTTTTAACGCAAGGAAATGCTGCTGCAGATACGCAAGATAGCACGGAGAAGCCTATTACTAACAAGACAGAAACAGTAGTTCCTGCCGAAAAGGCAAGTACGGAAACAAATGCAACTAGAGCGAATGTAACGCCAGATTCTTCATCAACTGGAGTTCAGCTTCCCACAACAACCCATCAAGAAGAAGCACAGAAATCGGAAAACACTCCTTCAATAGACAGCCCAACTTCTACTACAAACGAATCCGGAACAGAGACGCCTGCAACACCTGCAAAAACAGAAACACGAGCAGCTGGAACAGAAGAAAAGAAGGTCCAATTAACTGATAGTACAGTCCATATGTCTGAAAAAGCTACAATTACTGATACTGTGCAGGAACAGGGAGCTCAAGCTGGTAAGATTACCTGGAAATTAGATAACAAGCCGATTAGTGAGTGGAAAACTTGGAAGATGGCTGATGGAACCTTCTCAGGCGACCCATTTGTCACTGTAGAGGAAAAAGCTGATGGAAATGACCTCAAAGTTTCCTTTAAATTTAATGAGCTATTTGGTCAAGACTTAAGCCTGCGGACACCAAATAATATCCGCAGAACTTATCGGCAATTTATCGGAAACCATGAACTCGTTGGAACAAACGAAAAATCCGGTCTGACGATTCGAAAAACACTTGTTTTCCGACCGTATGAAAACTTCCATACTCACGAAGAAATGTTAGCTGCTATTGAAAAAAGTCGACAAGAAGCTAAAAATGATCGGCTTGTTAAAATCGAAAACATTGGTACCAGCGCTCAAGGACGTCCAGTTAAACTCGGTATCATCAGTTCTGATCAAAAAAGCATTGACGACTATCTCAATACAACTAATCGACTCGCTCTCACTAAACCCGCTGAAATGTTAGCAGCTCTGAAAAATGGTACACTGGACTATAAACTTCCAGTCCTTATCAACAATACCCACGCCGATGAACAACCTGCTATCGATATCATCACTGGCCTCTTCAATACTTTTGCGACCAAAGATCAAATTTCTTTCCAAACCACTGATGCCAATGGCAATGCTAAGACTATCACACTTAGTGTCAAAGAACTCCTCAAGAAATTCATTTTCCTCTTTGACTTTACTGAAAATCCTGACGGAGATGTTGCCAATACCCGTGCCCTAGCTAACGGAATCGATCCAAACCGCGATACTAGCTATCAGGCCAACCCAGAAACCCGGACTGTTGCTGGACTCATCAACAAATGGAATCCAATTGCACTTTACGACATCCACGGCTTTGTCAAGGACTTCCTGATTGAGCCAGCTACTCCACCGCACGATCCAAACTTTGAATATGACCTTTTGTCAAAAAATATGTTGGAAAATGCCCACCACATGGGCCGTGCTGGTGTTGCCAATTCCAAGTATGACCACTACATCATTCCTAAACTAGACTGGGGCGATGGCTGGGATGACTCCTTCTCTGGCTACACTGGTGTCTATGCTATGTACCACGGAATATTAGGACATACCGTTGAAATCCCTGAGGGCAATCAAGAATCCTATAAAGCTGGTTATCACGCTGTCCTTGGAGGTATCTCTTACCTGTCCCAAGCTCCTAATAAACTCATGGAAATGCGCCTCAACTTCTATCTCCGTGGCATCAACAAGGTTGAAGATCCAAAAGCTGAAAATGAATTAGTTGGACCAGACGGTAAAGTAGTCGGTCGTATCAAACATGGACAAAAGAAATTCTTCCCTGATTACTATGTCATTCCAATGGAACTTGACAAATCCAATGACTCTCAACAAGCCTTTAATATGATTGAATACTTCAAGAGAAATGGGGTTGTCATTCAAGAATTGAAGGAAGATACTGGCGGTTATAAGAAAGGCGATTTGGTTGTTGACATGGCGCAAGCCAAACGTGGTTATGCCAATCATATCCTCTACAAGGGTTCCAACGAATCTGCTTGGGCTGCTATGTATGCAGAACTGCTGGTTAATTTCCCAGATATGAGAGGTTTTAAGGCTGTAGCCGTCTTCAAAGATAAACTCTTTGACGGTAAACTCGGTGAAGTAACTGCTCTTCGTGCTACTCGAACCAGTGAAATTGACCACAAAGCACCGTATTATGTCATTGCCAATACTTCAGAAAGTGCCGTTCGCGCTGTCAATCGTGCAATCCGAGACGGTAAGAAAGTTTATTTGACAGATGACGGCTATATCGTAGATACTCCTACTTTTGCCAACCTGCTGAACAACTTTGCAATTTATGGAGATGCACTGTATAAAGTTCCTCAAGGTCAAGCCTTAAAAGCTTTAAAAGTTTATGCACCGCCTCATCAATATTATTGGGCTGGTGTAGATACTCCTGCTCATACTGCTCTTGCTTTGAAGAATTTGGGATTTGATATTGTCAATACCCCTGAAGAAGCTGATGTGATTGTTCTAGAAAGCGATAATTTTGACAAGTCTCTTCTCGGTTTGAAACCGACAATCATAGTTGGGGGCACTGCTATGCAACGCCTTGAAAAACTCGGTGTCCTTAGTGGCTTTGATGCGGAACATTTCAAAGGTGGTAGTGATTATGAAGGCCTGATGAAAGCTATCATTGATGATGCAGATCCGCTAACCAGTGGTTACAATAAGAATGACCTCTTCTATTCTAATTCTGGAAACTGGATTGCCAAGGTTCCTGCCAATTTCAAGACTTTGGCAACAATTGCAGGTAGCGACTACTACATTGCTGGGTGGTGGCCAGGAAATGAAAACTTAGCTAATAAAATTGTTGCGATTTCCGGTAGCTATAAAGACCAACCTATGTTCATCTATGCTGGAAATCCAACTAATCGTCTGCATACTATCCATTTCTACCGTTGGGTATCCAATGCTATCTTTGGCAGTCAATTAGCCCAACTGAAAGATCTTGAGAAAGAACAAAAACCTTCTACTGAAGTTGTTGAGATCATCAATCAAAAACCTCAGGCAGCTCAAGCTACAACCCTACGCTACACTCCTCAACCTCAAATGATGAACACTGCTAAAAAAACTCAACTTCCTCAAACTGGAAATAAAGAAAGCCAAAGCAATCTCATCATTGCTAGCATGTTCATTCTTGTCAGTGGCTACTTGCTCCATTTAAAGAAAAAAGAAGAATAA
- a CDS encoding glycosyl hydrolase family 8, producing MKRTNLRYVWLVGILLTLTAIFTYVRINSTGHLKSQISQQWLKGYVVRQKDQAYVKTTNNKKKDVVLSESQGYGMVIAVEAAKQRNASLKDFERLYNYYLAHRIKNTQLMSWRQTVKNGIVKAETNNATDGDLYIAYALIQAAKLWPQKAAVYNAQAKAILKDILTYNYNSTTGVLTVGNWATSDSKYYRLMRTSDVLPAQFQAFYKLTGNRQWLNIRSNMLSKLEMMSAKTKTGLLPDFLWVEANTVRAVEKKSVASKYDGDYYYNACRLPYNLAKSQDKQSQKILDKMMNFFMKQEILYAGYTLKGKALNNYQSASFGAPIFYAANRNSAYRKLVQQNKYIFMQDLSKENYYEAAMITLVALDAL from the coding sequence GTGAAAAGAACAAATTTAAGATATGTTTGGCTAGTTGGTATTTTATTGACATTAACTGCGATTTTTACTTATGTCAGAATAAATAGTACAGGTCATTTAAAAAGTCAGATTTCTCAACAATGGTTAAAAGGTTATGTTGTTCGACAAAAAGATCAAGCTTATGTAAAAACAACCAACAATAAGAAAAAAGATGTTGTCTTGTCTGAATCACAAGGCTATGGAATGGTGATTGCTGTTGAAGCTGCAAAACAAAGGAATGCTAGCCTGAAAGATTTTGAACGTTTGTACAATTATTATTTGGCACATCGTATAAAAAATACGCAGCTGATGTCATGGCGGCAAACGGTTAAGAATGGCATCGTTAAAGCTGAAACCAATAATGCAACTGATGGCGATCTTTATATTGCATATGCTTTGATTCAAGCAGCTAAACTATGGCCACAAAAGGCTGCCGTTTATAATGCGCAGGCCAAGGCAATTTTGAAGGATATTTTGACTTATAATTATAACAGTACAACAGGAGTGCTGACGGTTGGAAATTGGGCAACTTCAGATTCAAAATACTATCGTTTAATGCGAACATCAGATGTTCTTCCAGCTCAATTCCAAGCTTTTTACAAGTTGACAGGTAATAGGCAATGGTTAAATATCAGATCAAACATGCTATCTAAATTGGAAATGATGAGTGCTAAAACAAAAACAGGTCTACTTCCAGATTTTCTTTGGGTGGAGGCAAATACGGTTCGTGCAGTTGAGAAAAAGTCGGTCGCTTCTAAATATGACGGTGATTATTATTACAACGCTTGTCGTTTACCTTATAATTTAGCGAAAAGTCAGGATAAACAAAGTCAAAAGATTTTAGATAAAATGATGAATTTCTTTATGAAACAAGAGATTCTTTATGCAGGCTATACTTTGAAAGGAAAAGCGCTAAATAATTATCAATCTGCCAGCTTTGGTGCTCCAATTTTTTATGCAGCTAATCGAAATTCGGCATATCGCAAACTGGTTCAGCAGAACAAATATATCTTTATGCAAGATTTGTCAAAAGAAAATTATTATGAAGCAGCAATGATTACTCTTGTTGCGCTAGATGCTTTATAA
- the wecB gene encoding non-hydrolyzing UDP-N-acetylglucosamine 2-epimerase, whose amino-acid sequence MKKIKVMVVFGTRPEAIKMAPLVLQLKKQSEKFETMTVVTAQHRQMLDQVLQTFNIEPDIDLDIMEKSQTLTDITVKILNQLDKLLKEVKPDIILVHGDTTTTFATSLAAFYNQVRIGHVEAGLRTWEKYSPFPEEMNRQMTDAVTDLYFAPTMQSKENLIKENHDEKNIFVTGNTAIDALKLTVQENYHHDVLEQIPSNHQLILVTMHRRENQGEPMRRVFRTLRQVVEAHGDVEVIYPVHLSPAVQEAAKEILSNHPQIHLIEPLDVVDFHNIAARSYFIMSDSGGVQEEAPSLGKPVLVLRDTTERPEGVTAGTLKLVGTESENIREAMETLLTDETVYHQMSQAGNPYGDGRASERIVEAIAHYFGYAARPKNFVIGE is encoded by the coding sequence GTGAAAAAAATAAAGGTAATGGTCGTTTTTGGAACAAGACCCGAAGCGATTAAAATGGCTCCACTTGTTCTTCAATTGAAAAAACAATCAGAAAAATTTGAAACCATGACAGTTGTGACTGCCCAACATCGACAAATGTTAGATCAGGTATTGCAAACCTTTAACATTGAACCAGATATTGATTTGGATATCATGGAAAAAAGTCAAACATTAACGGATATTACGGTAAAAATTTTAAACCAACTGGACAAACTTTTAAAAGAAGTGAAACCTGACATCATTTTGGTACATGGAGATACAACGACAACATTTGCAACAAGTTTGGCAGCTTTTTATAATCAAGTTCGAATTGGACATGTGGAAGCTGGTTTGAGGACATGGGAAAAGTATTCTCCATTTCCAGAAGAAATGAATCGTCAAATGACAGATGCTGTAACAGATCTTTATTTTGCTCCAACGATGCAAAGTAAAGAAAATCTCATTAAGGAAAATCATGATGAAAAAAACATATTTGTTACAGGGAATACAGCGATTGACGCTTTAAAATTGACTGTTCAAGAGAATTATCATCATGATGTTTTGGAGCAAATACCATCAAATCATCAGCTTATTCTCGTTACCATGCACCGTCGTGAAAATCAAGGAGAACCAATGCGTCGTGTGTTTAGAACTTTGCGGCAAGTGGTCGAAGCGCACGGTGATGTTGAGGTCATTTATCCTGTTCATTTAAGTCCAGCCGTTCAAGAGGCAGCAAAGGAAATTCTTAGCAATCATCCGCAGATTCATCTAATTGAGCCTTTAGATGTTGTGGATTTTCATAATATTGCAGCGAGAAGTTATTTTATTATGTCTGATTCTGGAGGTGTCCAAGAGGAAGCCCCTTCTTTAGGAAAACCGGTGCTTGTATTGCGTGATACGACAGAGAGGCCAGAAGGCGTGACTGCTGGGACATTGAAGTTAGTTGGAACAGAAAGTGAGAATATTCGCGAGGCTATGGAGACATTGTTGACAGATGAGACTGTTTATCATCAAATGTCTCAAGCTGGCAATCCGTATGGTGATGGCAGAGCGTCTGAGCGAATTGTAGAGGCGATTGCGCATTACTTTGGTTATGCAGCCAGACCAAAAAATTTTGTGATAGGAGAATAA
- a CDS encoding TetR/AcrR family transcriptional regulator — translation MVKGNKQKILDAFYDLAMLNPDETNLSMSELAKKAGISRQAIYKHHFHNIDDIIAFIHDSIDKPVYETFLEYSTLTNKDPFLFIADKIFPILYENRKWLKMLYSSSMDPHWTNYLKKIYTKWALENIKPNQSLIDLPDDFIISLLVHYVIANIEVWITQENPLPPQIFKEKFLTLVHTSIDQYISSERTEN, via the coding sequence ATGGTAAAAGGTAATAAACAAAAAATTTTAGACGCCTTCTACGATTTAGCGATGCTAAATCCTGATGAAACTAATCTTTCGATGAGCGAGCTCGCCAAGAAAGCTGGTATTTCACGTCAAGCAATCTACAAACATCATTTTCACAATATTGATGATATCATTGCATTTATTCATGATAGTATCGATAAACCTGTTTACGAGACATTTTTAGAATATAGTACATTGACAAATAAAGACCCCTTTCTTTTCATTGCAGATAAAATTTTTCCTATCCTTTATGAAAATAGAAAATGGCTAAAGATGCTGTATTCTAGCTCAATGGACCCTCATTGGACCAATTATTTAAAAAAGATTTACACAAAATGGGCGCTTGAAAATATCAAACCGAATCAATCACTTATTGATTTACCAGATGACTTTATCATCTCCCTACTGGTTCATTATGTGATTGCCAACATTGAAGTGTGGATAACCCAAGAAAATCCACTCCCACCACAAATCTTCAAAGAAAAATTTTTAACTCTCGTTCACACCTCAATTGATCAATACATATCGTCAGAGAGAACTGAAAACTAA
- a CDS encoding NAD(P)H-dependent oxidoreductase, with protein MKTTIFTFHPQLKTGSRINRELAEAATEAGYEVRDMYQLYPDFNIDIKKEQKVLEANDRIVLQFPIYWYQTPALMKQWFDAVFEYGWAYGSSGTSLQGKEVILVASFGAGQDDYTRNGRFHVTIEEILKPITTIQYLTGLTFLEPLIITGTLNMDQELLSNKVNKYLQII; from the coding sequence ATGAAAACAACCATTTTTACATTTCACCCTCAGTTAAAAACAGGATCACGGATCAATAGAGAATTAGCAGAAGCAGCCACAGAAGCTGGTTATGAGGTGCGTGATATGTACCAACTTTATCCTGACTTTAATATTGATATCAAAAAAGAGCAAAAAGTGCTAGAAGCAAACGATCGGATTGTCTTGCAATTTCCAATCTACTGGTACCAAACACCAGCACTCATGAAACAGTGGTTTGATGCGGTATTTGAATATGGTTGGGCCTACGGTTCAAGTGGTACCTCCCTTCAAGGTAAGGAAGTTATCTTAGTTGCTAGTTTTGGAGCTGGGCAAGATGACTACACGAGAAACGGTCGCTTCCATGTAACGATTGAAGAGATTTTAAAGCCTATCACTACGATTCAGTATTTGACAGGTCTAACATTTCTGGAACCTCTTATCATAACTGGTACTTTAAACATGGATCAAGAGTTATTATCAAATAAAGTAAATAAATACCTACAAATAATATAA
- a CDS encoding aldo/keto reductase: MTTITEAKIALGTWSWGIGGFAGGDAIFGNQLDTKDLQEVFEVAVSNGLNLFDTAYAYANGESERILGELINAYGRDQIVISDKFTPGMQNDSAENPVVDMLAGSLKRLGTDFIDIYWIHNSADVERWTSLMVEAVKTGKIGRIGVSNHSLEQVKRVQEILAPHGIKVSAVQNHFSLLYRRSIEDGLLDYCKENGIQFFSYMVLEQGALSGKYNEANPLPENSNRGKTYNPLFPALKALLASLQEIAEKYAATPAQIATAWAIGRGTTPILGVTKVEQVRDATQAAQITLTPEEVSQLEELAIASGVDTRGGWEGQA; the protein is encoded by the coding sequence ATGACAACAATAACAGAAGCAAAAATTGCATTAGGGACATGGTCTTGGGGAATTGGTGGATTTGCAGGTGGCGATGCCATTTTTGGAAATCAACTGGATACCAAGGATTTACAGGAAGTTTTCGAGGTTGCGGTGTCTAATGGATTGAATTTGTTTGATACAGCTTATGCTTATGCAAATGGGGAATCAGAACGGATTCTTGGGGAATTGATCAATGCTTATGGTCGTGACCAGATTGTTATTTCAGATAAATTTACTCCAGGAATGCAAAATGACTCTGCCGAGAATCCAGTAGTTGATATGCTCGCAGGAAGTCTTAAGCGTTTAGGGACAGATTTTATTGATATTTATTGGATTCATAATTCTGCTGATGTCGAACGCTGGACATCATTAATGGTGGAGGCTGTAAAAACAGGTAAGATAGGTCGAATTGGAGTATCTAACCATAGTTTAGAACAGGTCAAAAGAGTACAAGAGATTTTGGCACCGCATGGGATTAAGGTATCGGCTGTGCAAAACCATTTTAGCCTGCTATACCGTCGTTCTATTGAGGACGGCTTGTTAGACTATTGCAAAGAAAATGGCATTCAGTTTTTCTCATATATGGTACTTGAACAGGGAGCCTTATCAGGTAAATACAATGAAGCTAATCCATTACCTGAGAATTCAAATAGGGGAAAAACTTACAACCCACTATTTCCAGCATTAAAAGCCCTATTAGCTAGCTTACAAGAAATTGCAGAAAAATACGCTGCAACACCTGCTCAAATTGCTACAGCATGGGCCATTGGGCGTGGAACAACTCCAATTTTAGGTGTTACAAAGGTAGAGCAAGTAAGGGATGCTACACAAGCAGCCCAAATTACCTTGACACCCGAAGAAGTGAGCCAGCTTGAAGAACTTGCCATCGCATCGGGTGTCGATACACGTGGTGGTTGGGAAGGTCAAGCGTAA
- a CDS encoding YciI family protein, which produces MYLIDITIQSNRIPAKRADELLTAHRNWFTNQAEKGNFLLVGPFLDKKMAGLVIAYAESREELEEILSQDSYYPDLATYGVHEFQANIISEKLIDYKGK; this is translated from the coding sequence ATGTATCTTATTGATATTACCATTCAGTCAAATCGTATCCCTGCTAAAAGGGCTGATGAATTGCTCACTGCGCATCGTAATTGGTTTACGAACCAAGCAGAAAAAGGAAATTTTCTTTTAGTCGGTCCTTTCTTAGATAAGAAGATGGCGGGTCTTGTAATTGCATATGCAGAAAGTAGGGAGGAATTAGAAGAGATATTATCTCAAGATTCCTATTATCCTGATTTAGCGACCTATGGCGTCCATGAATTTCAGGCTAATATTATCTCAGAAAAATTAATTGATTATAAAGGAAAGTAA
- a CDS encoding low temperature requirement protein A, producing the protein MTLIKHKKVELTELFYDLVYVYTISQLTSIIHHAHHGVVSPQSFFNFSVGLIVFVNSWMVQTVFTNRFGTNGLRNIIFMFLQMICLLVSSRAVAGDWETNFVWIFLPMVLISLLLLVQYIFEYFQASDVADKSFIRQFFYILGGRSLLLFISLIFPYEVGIWVAFVGIVSTWLLPGLLSDPNRGLVSADLRPVNFPHLMERLSLLVIITFGELLIGISDRFSSENFSWQSLAIFMTVTNLFMIYIVEVDHLLDVERKETGIRVIYSHYPILFGLSLITIALSFLGNSEINSFYTVLYFYGGLILFIIGLLQHNQYNKTGLKLPKHNLIILHLLPICGLVISLVVSTWTLEVLTVGVTIITTLMMLLVVRFNIKHS; encoded by the coding sequence ATGACTTTAATCAAGCATAAAAAAGTTGAGTTGACTGAATTATTTTATGATTTAGTTTATGTCTATACCATCAGTCAGCTGACGTCGATTATTCATCATGCACATCACGGAGTTGTCAGTCCGCAATCCTTTTTTAACTTCTCAGTCGGTTTGATTGTTTTTGTTAATTCGTGGATGGTGCAAACCGTTTTTACAAACCGCTTTGGAACCAATGGGCTGAGAAATATCATTTTCATGTTTCTCCAGATGATTTGTCTTTTGGTATCATCAAGAGCTGTTGCTGGAGATTGGGAAACTAACTTTGTATGGATATTTCTACCTATGGTCCTTATTTCCTTGCTACTCTTAGTGCAGTATATTTTTGAATATTTTCAAGCATCAGATGTAGCAGATAAAAGTTTCATTAGGCAGTTTTTCTATATTTTAGGTGGAAGGTCTCTCTTGCTCTTTATATCTTTAATCTTCCCATATGAAGTTGGTATTTGGGTTGCTTTTGTTGGAATTGTTTCGACCTGGCTGTTACCAGGTTTACTCAGTGATCCAAATCGTGGTCTTGTTTCAGCTGATTTGAGGCCTGTCAATTTTCCGCATTTGATGGAACGGTTATCTTTGCTAGTGATTATTACCTTTGGAGAATTATTGATTGGGATATCGGATCGTTTTAGTTCAGAAAATTTTTCATGGCAATCCCTTGCGATTTTTATGACCGTAACCAATCTTTTCATGATCTATATTGTAGAAGTGGATCACTTGCTTGATGTAGAACGAAAAGAAACGGGGATTCGTGTCATTTATAGTCACTATCCCATTCTCTTTGGACTCAGTTTAATCACCATAGCCCTCTCATTTTTGGGGAATAGTGAGATAAATAGTTTTTACACTGTACTTTATTTTTATGGTGGTCTCATATTGTTTATCATTGGTTTGTTGCAACATAATCAATATAATAAAACGGGACTTAAACTTCCAAAACATAATTTAATCATTTTGCATCTTTTACCTATTTGTGGTCTGGTTATCAGCTTGGTAGTCTCAACTTGGACTTTGGAAGTGTTAACGGTAGGTGTCACGATCATCACTACATTGATGATGCTGCTTGTTGTCCGTTTTAATATTAAACATAGTTAG
- a CDS encoding putative quinol monooxygenase: MSKPVVHLFHLGIDEKNRDSFYQVGVENFQTSYEEEAGTLAMYASSLRENPLEYKVFEVYADEAAYQSHRNSPHYQAYVEQVGSQLTKREVFEVEALFLEEKLPSGVWRGPEHHFLKFAQVQVEAGSEKAFESSVLLNMQTSIKEEGSVLAMYAVKDCQQPNLYYFYEVYASAEAYEDHLLSPHFKRYLSETQDLVEEKILLDLENSIAISKGKIAFSD; the protein is encoded by the coding sequence ATGAGTAAGCCAGTTGTTCATTTATTTCATCTGGGAATTGATGAGAAAAATCGTGATAGTTTTTATCAAGTGGGTGTGGAAAATTTCCAGACCTCTTATGAAGAGGAAGCAGGTACTCTTGCCATGTACGCCAGTTCTCTGAGAGAAAATCCGTTGGAGTACAAAGTTTTTGAGGTCTATGCAGATGAGGCGGCCTACCAAAGTCATCGGAATTCTCCGCACTACCAAGCCTATGTAGAGCAGGTGGGGTCCCAACTCACCAAGCGGGAGGTCTTCGAGGTAGAAGCCTTGTTTTTGGAGGAAAAACTGCCATCTGGAGTATGGCGAGGACCAGAACACCATTTCCTAAAATTTGCTCAGGTTCAAGTGGAGGCGGGGAGTGAAAAAGCTTTTGAAAGTAGTGTCCTGCTGAATATGCAAACGTCTATAAAAGAAGAAGGAAGTGTTTTAGCCATGTATGCCGTCAAGGATTGTCAGCAACCGAATCTTTATTATTTCTACGAAGTGTATGCAAGCGCAGAAGCTTACGAAGACCACCTCTTAAGTCCGCATTTTAAACGCTATCTTTCAGAGACGCAGGACTTGGTGGAAGAAAAAATCTTACTTGACTTAGAAAATAGTATAGCAATCTCAAAAGGGAAAATAGCCTTTTCTGACTAA
- a CDS encoding amidohydrolase family protein: protein MKIDVFAHVLLPQFYQKMLALDPALPQKMSFLQNPILQDMEKRQALQEPAVKQIISFVNLNPEDYLEAEPALALVQEANQELFETVQVYPNQFFAGVAMLALNNIEGSLEILEDFVAKNPEIVGVQLFSRHLGLSIADQGFRPIFEKCAELDIPIWLHPVFDNRKPDNNIVFSWEYEQSQAMLQLVEAGIFQDYPNLKIIVHHAGALAPFFSGRIQYILPEKQVEDFRKFYVDTAILGNPKALELTIDYFGLDRVLFGTDAPLGIAPAGATQVISEAIDSLPLSQEDKQAIYSENIKLLLKEAK, encoded by the coding sequence ATGAAAATAGATGTATTTGCCCATGTATTGCTGCCTCAGTTTTACCAAAAAATGTTGGCCCTTGACCCAGCCTTACCACAAAAAATGTCTTTTTTGCAAAATCCTATCCTACAAGACATGGAAAAAAGGCAGGCTTTACAAGAACCAGCTGTCAAACAGATTATTTCATTTGTCAATCTCAACCCAGAGGATTATCTAGAGGCAGAGCCAGCTTTAGCTCTGGTTCAAGAAGCCAATCAAGAACTCTTTGAAACTGTTCAGGTCTATCCAAATCAATTTTTTGCTGGTGTGGCCATGCTGGCCCTGAACAATATTGAGGGAAGTCTGGAAATTTTGGAAGACTTTGTCGCTAAAAATCCTGAAATTGTTGGAGTACAGTTGTTTTCAAGACATCTTGGGCTTTCCATTGCAGATCAAGGATTCAGACCAATCTTTGAAAAATGTGCAGAATTGGATATTCCTATCTGGTTGCACCCTGTATTTGACAACCGCAAACCAGATAATAACATTGTCTTTTCATGGGAATATGAGCAAAGTCAGGCCATGTTGCAATTGGTGGAAGCAGGCATTTTTCAAGACTACCCTAACTTGAAAATCATCGTCCATCATGCAGGAGCCTTGGCACCATTTTTTAGTGGACGGATTCAGTACATTTTGCCGGAAAAACAGGTGGAGGACTTCCGCAAGTTCTATGTGGACACCGCTATCTTAGGCAATCCAAAGGCTCTAGAATTAACTATCGATTATTTCGGTCTGGACCGTGTTCTCTTTGGAACAGATGCACCTCTGGGGATTGCACCTGCTGGGGCTACGCAAGTCATCTCAGAAGCTATTGACTCCTTGCCCTTATCTCAGGAGGATAAGCAAGCCATTTACTCTGAAAATATCAAACTATTACTGAAGGAGGCAAAATAG